A single Tachypleus tridentatus isolate NWPU-2018 chromosome 9, ASM421037v1, whole genome shotgun sequence DNA region contains:
- the AIF gene encoding apoptosis inducing factor, which produces MILRHCLNPTYRSHLGLVRLSRGSNQKNLVRRQRGVNQQQANRKYASHGQKPVEWRPPNMSELPVPRGSWKTAYTSIQKRYNRQLIASIAFFTGTTIYAFSSGFIDLNLAPPMKNPPGENESQKSSAAAESEPEGSVSNQSGDAKAMPVSDRPEDIPEIPSSVSYLLIGAGTASFAAFRAIRSKDPYAKILVIGEEEHYPYMRPPLSKEFWFSDEKEVSKTLSFKQWNGKERSIFYEHEDFYCSPRELPLKENGGVAVVRGLKVAKIDPSTRRAYLDNGWEITYEKCLIATGGNPKNLLVFEKAPEEIQKKVTVFRNIKHFQELDSISRKAKSVTIIGGGFLGSELACALGKRSKATGTTVNQVFPEAGNMGKILPEYLSQWTTDKVKSEGVHVIPNTSVKAVSSKNKRLILHLNNGQELLTDHVVVAVGLEPNTELAKTSGLEIDDIHGGFRVNAELEARSNLWVAGDASCFYDVKLGRRRVEHHDHAVVSGRLAGENMTGAGKPYWHQSMFWSDLGPNVGYEAIGLVDSIMPTVGVFARASEKDTPKAVVEATGEGVRSETELMAKEIEPSSVDIKPQPPVAGDDYGKGVIFYLRDNVIVGIVLWNVFNRMPIARKIISEGKSYDDLSEVAKLFNLHSLE; this is translated from the coding sequence atgatattacGTCATTGCTTGAATCCCACATATCGCAGCCACCTTGGTTTAGTCCGTTTATCTCGTGGGTCAAATCAGAAGAATTTGGTGAGACGGCAACGTGGAGTCAACCAGCAACAAGCAAATCGCAAGTATGCGTCTCACGGCCAAAAACCGGTAGAATGGCGTCCACCCAATATGAGTGAGTTGCCTGTTCCAAGAGGTTCTTGGAAGACAGCTTATACTTCTATCCAGAAACGTTATAATCGCCAGTTAATCGCAAGTATTGCATTTTTCACAGGAACTACTATCTATGCGTTCTCTTCAGGATTTATTGACCTTAATTTGGCACCTCCCATGAAAAATCCCCCTGGTGAAAATGAAAGCCAGAAGAGTTCGGCCGCTGCAGAATCTGAGCCTGAGGGAAGTGTCAGTAACCAGTCTGGTGATGCCAAAGCAATGCCTGTTTCTGATAGACCAGAAGATATACCTGAAATTCCTTCATCTGTTTCGTACCTTTTGATAGGAGCTGGCACAGCGTCTTTTGCTGCTTTTAGAGCTATTCGTAGCAAGGATCCATATGCAAAAATATTAGTTATCGGTGAAGAAGAACACTATCCATACATGCGACCACCTTTGTCAAAAGAATTTTGGTTTAGCGATGAGAAAGAAGTATCCAAGACTTTGTCATTTAAACAGTGGAATGGAAAAGAGAGGAGTATTttttatgaacatgaagattttTACTGCTCACCACGTGAGCTACCCTTGAAAGAAAATGGAGGGGTGGCAGTTGTTAGAGGTTTGAAAGTGGCAAAAATTGATCCAAGCACCCGAAGAGCTTACCTTGATAATGGATGGGAGATCACTTATGAAAAATGTCTTATTGCTACTGGTGGTAACCCAAAAAATTTGCTTGTGTTTGAGAAAGCACCTGAAGAGATTCAGAAAAAGGTAActgttttcagaaatataaaacactttcaagAATTGGATAGCATTTCAAGAAAAGCTAAATCTGTAACAATTATAGGAGGTGGTTTTCTTGGAAGTGAGTTAGCCTGTGCTTTAGGGAAACGAAGCAAAGCCACAGGCACGACAGTAAACCAAGTATTTCCTGAGGCTGGAAATATGGGTAAAATCCTTCCAGAGTACTTGAGCCAATGGACTACTGACAAAGTAAAATCTGAAGGGGTTCATGTTATTCCGAACACATCAGTAAAAGCTGTAAGCTcaaaaaataaaaggttaatcCTCCATTTAAACAATGGTCAAGAGCTTCTTACTGACCATGTTGTTGTTGCAGTAGGTCTCGAACCAAACACTGAGCTGGCTAAAACATCAGGTCTAGAAATAGATGATATTCATGGAGGTTTTCGAGTTAATGCTGAACTTGAGGCTAGATCCAACCTCTGGGTTGCAGGTGATGCCTCATGTTTCTACGATGTCAAATTGGGACGTAGACGAGTGGAGCATCATGACCATGCTGTTGTGAGCGGTAGGCTGGCAGGAGAGAACATGACTGGAGCTGGAAAACCGTACTGGCATCAGTCAATGTTTTGGTCAGATCTTGGACCTAATGTTGGCTATGAGGCAATTGGTTTGGTAGATTCCATCATGCCAACTGTTGGAGTATTTGCTAGAGCGTCCGAAAAGGATACGCCAAAAGCAGTTGTTGAGGCAACTGGTGAAGGAGTTAGATCAGAAACTGAATTAATGGCAAAGGAAATAGAGCCTTCCTCTGTTGATATTAAACCTCAGCCACCAGTTGCCGGTGATGATTATGGAAAAGGAGTCATATTTTATCTGCGTGACAATGTTATTGTAGGTATTGTACTGTGGAATGTCTTTAATAGGATGCCAATTGCACGAAAAATTATTAGTGAAGGGAAAAGTTATGACGACCTTAGCGAAGTAGCTAAACTGTTCAACCTGCATTCTTTGGAATGA